A stretch of the Ascaphus truei isolate aAscTru1 chromosome 4, aAscTru1.hap1, whole genome shotgun sequence genome encodes the following:
- the LOC142492066 gene encoding trace amine-associated receptor 4-like, whose translation MNSFDFWSQQNMNNCFDFVNSSCPKSNRSLPSYLTMCFVMFGAIILTIVGNLVVIISVSHFKQLHTPTNFLILSLAITDFLLGLLVMPYSMVRSITSCWYFGDIFCKIHSCFDMMLCTTSIFHLFFISVDRYYAVCHPLHYFRKITTSVIGVCLFISWSFPCIYSFGVVLSNVNVEGIQDYVASVSCIGSCSLIFNKLWGAISSLIAFFIPGALMIGIYIHIFSVARKQAKLIHNQTKSRSSQKGESKAAKTLSIVMGVFILCWLPFFIIDPFLNFSTSEDIYNAVLWLGYINSTLNPIIYALFYPWFRKSFVFIMTGNIFNVDSSSLNVILKV comes from the coding sequence ATGAATTCATTTGATTTTTGGAGCCAGCAGAATATGAACAATTGCTTTGACTTTGTGAATAGCTCATGTCCTAAGAGTAACAGATCTCTTCCAAGTTATTTAACTATGTGCTTCGTCATGTTTGGAGCTATAATCCTCACAATTGTGGGAAATCTTGTGGTCATCATTTCAGTCTCTCATTTTAAACAGCTCCACACCCCAACCAACTTCCTCATTTTGTCTTTGGCAATTACAGATTTCCTTCTTGGGCTGCTAGTTATGCCTTACAGTATGGTGAGATCTATCACCTCATGCTGGTATTTTGGAGATATATTCTGTAAAATACACAGTTGCTTCGATATGATGCTGTGTACAACCTCTATATTTCACCTATTCTTTATTTCTGTCGACCGTTACTATGCAGTGTGCCACCCACTTCATTATTTTAGAAAAATAACAACTTCTGTAATAGGGGTATGTTTATTTATTAGCTGGTCCTTTCCCTGTATTTATTCATTTGGTGTTGTTTTATCAAATGTAAACGTTGAAGGAATACAGGATTATGTTGCTTCAGTGTCCTGCATCGGGTCTTGTTCTCTAATCTTTAACAAGCTGTGGGGAGCAATTTCTTCCTTAATAGCTTTCTTTATTCCAGGTGCTCTGATGATAGGGATTTACATTCACATTTTCTCAGTTGCAAGAAAACAAGCCAAGTTAATACATAATCAAACAAAGAGTAGAAGCTCCCAAAAGGGAGAAAGCAAAGCAGCAAAAACATTAAGTATAGTTATGGGAGTGTTTATTTTGTGCTGGCTACCGTTTTTTATTATAGACCCTTTTCTTAATTTCTCAACTTCTGAAGATATATACAATGCTGTTCTGTGGCTGGGCTATATCAATTCCACACTTAACCCCATAATCTATGCTTTGTTTTACCCATGGTTTCGCAAATCATTTGTATTTATCATGACAGGCAATATATTTAATGTAGATTCTTCTTCCTTAAATGTGATACTTAAagtttaa